ATGGTGACCAACACTGACCCCAAACAGCACCATAGTCACCATCACTTACCCCAAAAAGCCCCATAGTCACCATCACTTACCCCAGACAGCCCCACGGTGACCATCAGTGACCCCAAACAGCCCCGTGATGGGCAACAGAATCCCCAGACAGCACCATGGTGACCATCAGTGACCCTAAACAGCCCCATGGTGACCATCAGTGACCCCTAACAGCCCCATGGTGACCATCACTGATCCCAAACAGCACCACAGTCACCATCACTTACCCCAAAAAGCCCCATGGTGACCATCACTGACCCCAAACAGCCCCACAGTCACCATCAGTGTCCCTTACAAGCCCCACTTTGAAAGGCTTTGGCGTCTCCAGGGCACCAGTGTCCCCTGCCAGTCCCACGATGGTCACACCAGTatcccctgccagcaccagcaccagccccaCATCCCCCTACTCCCCACACTGGGGTCTTGGTGTCCCGTATCAGCCCCATGATGGGGGTGGGGAGGTCTTCgtgcccccagcagccccatgaCCAGGCACTGGCACCCCttgccagcccagtgctggggttctgctgtcccctgccaccATCCCTGTGCTCCATCACCTTTGtccccccccctctctgccCCCAGGTGGGACCCTGAAGACCCTGGAGGAGGCTGACACCGAGTCCCTGCAGGCAACCTGGTGGGCTGGGGACCCCCAAGCCCTTCCCCTGCGTGCCCTGGACATCCTGCCCTTGCTGGCCCTGGCCACCCGCTACCGCCGCAGCCCCCCGCACCCCCCCACCCTGCCACAGGACCTGCCCTCTGCCCCCCTCTGCCTCAGGGTCCTGGTGGTCTTCAACAACGCCACCGGGgacctctgggtgctgctgggcacGGCCGGGACCCCCCACTTACCCGTGGTGGTCTGTGGCACATCCCCAGCCGAGCTGAGGGGGGGGCTGTGCCTGCCCGTGCTGCGCCTGCTCAGGGACTGCCTGCCCCCCCTGGACCCCCGACCAGGACCCCCGGGtttgctggggctgcagcaccgAGCTGGGGGTCCCGGGGGGGGTGATGGGGTTTGCTTTAACGTGGTGCTGAGCATCCCACCCGGCAGCCCCGGGGCtgtgcccccccagccccagggtccCAAATTCTCCTGGTGGaaagtggaggaggaggggttGAGGGGCCGCATCCTGCACCGGCTCCGCACCATGGTCCCCATCCGCAGTTGATG
Above is a genomic segment from Calypte anna isolate BGI_N300 chromosome 22, bCalAnn1_v1.p, whole genome shotgun sequence containing:
- the LOC115599542 gene encoding 8-oxo-dGDP phosphatase NUDT18-like, translating into MGEAPAAELDAVLGGCGWEVTGESIEGPPAPPGPPTRLGRDVCYVVLAVLFNEEDRVLLVQEAKPGCRGQWYLPAGRMEPGESILEAVRREVKEETGLECQPLTLLALEERGPAWIRFVFLAQPTGGTLKTLEEADTESLQATWWAGDPQALPLRALDILPLLALATRYRRSPPHPPTLPQDLPSAPLCLRVLVVFNNATGDLWVLLGTAGTPHLPVVVCGTSPAELRGGLCLPVLRLLRDCLPPLDPRPGPPGLLGLQHRAGGPGGGDGVCFNVVLSIPPGSPGAVPPQPQGPKFSWWKVEEEGLRGRILHRLRTMVPIRS